A genomic window from Brassica oleracea var. oleracea cultivar TO1000 chromosome C8, BOL, whole genome shotgun sequence includes:
- the LOC106308092 gene encoding nucleolin-like, which produces MGKKKCALCDGVARMYCESDQASLCWNCDGKVHGANFLVAKHTRCLLCTSCQSLTPWKATGLRLGPTFSVCESCVALKSAAAGGIGVGNGSENEEDRLGLIDDDAESYDDDEDEDEDEEYSDEDEEVDEEEVENQVVPWSAAAAAQLPPMMSSSSSSDGGDLVGKRGRDCSDDEIGSSSSAQELNYSPPLKRPSREGPASKSKAAVNSLISLEGEISAVDSSPSSSYSLIVAIPKTRRDLSR; this is translated from the exons ATGGGGAAGAAGAAGTGTGCTTTATGCGACGGTGTTGCAAGAATGTATTGCGAGTCAGATCAAGCGAGTCTATGCTGGAACTGCGACGGTAAAGTTCACGGCGCTAACTTCCTTGTCGCCAAGCACACGCGTTGTCTTCTCTGCACCTCTTGCCAGTCCCTTACGCCGTGGAAAGCCACGGGGCTTCGTCTCGGTCCAACCTTCTCCGTCTGCGAGTCATGCGTCGCTCTTAAATCCGCCGCCGCCGGTGGAATCGGTGTCGGCAATGGTTCCGAGAACGAAGAGGATCGTCTCGGGCTCATAGATGACGACGCGGAGTCTTACGACGATGATGAGGACGAAGATGAAGATGAGGAGTACAGTGATGAAGATGAAGAAGTTGACGAGGAGGAAGTGGAGAACCAAGTAGTGCCGTGGTCTGCGGCGGCTGCAGCGCAACTGCCTCCTATGATGAGTTCATCATCATCTTCTGACGGCGGAGATCTGGTGGGGAAAAGGGGGAGGGACTGCTCCGAT GACGAGATCGGAAGCTCTTCTTCAGCTCAAGAGTTAAACTATTCTCCACCGTTAAAGCGTCCGTCGAGAGAAGGACCCGCGTCCAAATCAAAGGCTGCGGTTAACTCTCTCATCAGTTTAGAAGGAGAGATCTCAGCCGTTGATTCATCTCCCTCATCGTCGTATTCTCTGATCGTTGCCATCCCCAAAACGAGGAGAGATCTCAGCCGTTGA
- the LOC106307362 gene encoding stem-specific protein TSJT1-like, giving the protein MLAIFHEAFAHPPEELHSPASEKCSKQPKLPEETLNSFLSRYPLNTFSMSFGKAAVLAYVRPSASFSIHQRLFCGFDDIYCLFFGSLNNLCQLNKQYGLTKTTNEAMFVIEAYRTLRDRGPYPADQVVKDLDGSFAFVVYDSKAGSVFTALGSDGGVKLFWGIAADGSVVISDDLDVIKEGCAKSFAPFPTGCMFHSEGGLMSFEHPMNKIKAMPRVDSEGVLCGANFKVDVYSRVNSIPRRGSEANWSL; this is encoded by the exons ATGTTGGCTATATTTCATGAGGCGTTTGCTCATCCACCGGAGGAACTCCACAGTCCAGCATCTGAGAAATGCTCTAAACAGCCCAAACTTCCTGAAGAAACCTTAAACAGTTTCTTGTCTCGTTACCCTCTCAACACTTTCTCTATGTCTTTTGGTAAAGCAGCTGTTCTAGCTTACGTTCGTCCCTCTGCTTCCTTTTCCATCCACCAAAG ATTGTTCTGTGGATTTGATGACATCTACTGTCTCTTCTTTGGGAGCTTGAACAATCTGTGTCAGCTAAACAAGCAATACGGTCTCACCAAGACAACGAACGAGGCCATGTTTGTGATTGAAGCTTATAGGACTCTTAGAGACAGAGGTCCTTATCCAGCTGATCAAGTCGTCAAGGATTTAGATGGTAGCTTTGCCTTTGTTGTTTATGATAGCAAAGCCGGTTCTGTCTTCACGGCTCTG GGATCTGATGGAGGAGTGAAGCTCTTTTGGGGAATAGCTGCTGATGGATCTGTTGTGATCTCAGATGATTTAGATGTTATTAAAGAGGGCTGTGCTAAATCTTTTGCTCCATTTCCTACAG GATGTATGTTCCACAGTGAAGGAGGGTTAATGAGCTTTGAGCATCCGATGAACAAGATCAAGGCGATGCCGAGAGTGGACAGCGAAGGAGTTCTATGTGGTGCCAACTTCAAGGTGGATGTGTACTCTCGTGTTAACAGTATCCCTCGTCGAGGAAGTGAAGCTAATTGGTCTCTCTGA
- the LOC106308179 gene encoding E3 ubiquitin-protein ligase RMA3-like, translated as MKMASHSDKNLISSAHDPVVTLCGHLFCWPCIYKWLHVKLSPVSIDHHQNNCPVCKSSVAVTSLVPLYGRGMSLFSSKKQNSELTDIPRRPGPSTFTTQPSLSPTFHNHRYSPRAFTTTESTDLASAVMMSFLYPVIGMFGDLVYTRIFGTLTNTVAQPYQNQRMMQHEKSLNRVSISLFFCFLICLLLF; from the coding sequence ATGAAGATGGCTTCTCACTCAGACAAAAATCTAATCTCATCAGCTCATGATCCTGTAGTCACTCTCTGCGGACACCTTTTCTGCTGGCCTTGCATCTATAAGTGGCTACACGTTAAGTTATCTCCTGTCTCCATTGATCACCATCAGAACAACTGCCCTGTCTGCAAATCCAGCGTTGCCGTCACCTCTTTGGTTCCACTCTATGGAAGAGGCATGTCTTTGTTTTCCTCCAAGAAACAAAACTCAGAGCTCACAGACATACCACGCAGACCCGGTCCATCAACTTTCACTACACAACCATCTCTGTCTCCAACGTTTCATAACCACCGATACTCCCCTCGTGCCTTCACCACAACTGAATCAACCGACCTTGCCAGTGCGGTAATGATGAGTTTTCTTTACCCGGTGATTGGAATGTTCGGGGACTTGGTCTACACCAGGATCTTCGGAACCTTAACAAACACAGTAGCTCAGCCTTATCAAAACCAGAGGATGATGCAGCATGAGAAGTCTCTTAATAGGGTATCGATATCCCTATTTTTTTGCTTCCTCATTTGCCTTCTCCTCTTCTAG
- the LOC106308806 gene encoding uncharacterized protein LOC106308806 encodes MKISKTSSLVMTLLSIMLCFLRAKSQGVYCSDPYQLCFQKYILCPAECPSTGAATNNKVCYVDCRNILCTSECRRASLNCNRPGPACNDPRLIAGDESVVYFHGKSKEHFSLVSDPDLQINARFTGHRPAGRSRDFTWVQALGFLFNSQKFSLEATKVATWDDSIDHLTFSFDGQDLIIPKEILSTWYSPKKDIKIRRATKMNSVTVTIKDKAEIMVNVVPVTKEDDRIQSYKVLSDDCLAHLEVQFRFLNLSPRVDGILGRTSRPGFQNQAKSGAAIPVIGGEDKFRTTSLLSHDCKTCIFIGLSSSIKWETEHAVLDLDCTRGASFEYGIICRSRK; translated from the exons ATGAAGATCTCTAAAACCTCATCGTTAGTGATGACTCTTCTTTCAATCATGTTATGTTTCTTGCGAGCCAAGTCACAAGGGGTTTACTGCAGCGACCCTTACCAACTATGTTTCCAGAAGTACATACTGTGTCCTGCAGAGTGCCCCAGCACCGGTGCGGCCACTAATAACAAAGTCTGTTACGTAGACTGTCGTAACATTCTATGCACCTCCGAGTGTCGCA GAGCGAGTCTAAATTGCAATAGACCTGGACCGGCTTGTAACGACCCGAGGTTAATAGCTGGTGATGAGAGTGTGGTCTATTTCCACGGAAAGAGCAAAGAACATTTTAGCCTTGTCTCGGACCCTGACCTCCAGATCAATGCTAGGTTCACTGGCCACAGGCCAGCTGGTCGTTCTAGAGACTTCACTTGGGTTCAAGCTCTAGGGTTCCTCTTCAACTCTCAAAAGTTTTCCCTTGAGGCCACCAAAGTAGCCACTTGGGACGACAGCATCGACCATCTCACATTCTCTTTCGATGGCCAAGATTTAATTATCCCCAAGGAAATTCTCTCCACATG GTACTCGCCCAAAAAGGACATCAAGATTCGGAGAGCGACAAAGATGAACAGCGTGACCGTAACAATCAAAGACAAGGCAGAGATTATGGTCAATGTGGTTCCTGTGACTAAAGAAGACGATAGGATCCAAAGCTACAAAGTGCTTTCAGATGACTGTTTGGCGCATCTAGAGGTTCAGTTCAGGTTTCTTAACCTATCCCCAAGAGTGGATGGAATCTTGGGACGCACTTCTAGGCCTGGTTTCCAAAATCAGGCTAAGTCTGGAGCTGCAATTCCAGTGATTGGTGGTGAGGATAAGTTCAGAACAACTTCGCTACTCTCTCATGACTGTAAGACTTGCATTTTTATCGGTCTAAGCAGTTCAATCAAGTGGGAGACCGAACACGCAGTATTGGATTTGGATTGCACTCGTGGGGCATCTTTCGAATACGGAATCATTTGCAGAAGCAGGAAGTGA
- the LOC106308178 gene encoding xylosyltransferase 2-like yields MASSNSERRWIFPLAMASLMFIFLTAVSFNMGLLSSVRSINSLIFSSNILPTTNETTVTFAESKIKQHPPPPVQSSPPRFGYLVSGSRGDLESLWRVLRALYHPRNQYVVHLDLESPAEERLELAKRVREDPVFSDVGNVYMITKANLVTYRGPTMVANTLHACAILLKLSKDWDWFINLSASDYPLVTQDDLIHTFAGLDRNLNFIDHSSKLGWKEDKRAKPLIIDPGLYSTKKSDVYWVTPRRTMPTAFKLFTGSAWMVLSRSFIEYCIWGWDNLPRTLLMYYTNFLSTPEGYFHTVICNAPEYSNTVVNHDLHYISWDKPPKQHPRTLNINDTKRMIASGAAFARKFRHNDLALDKIDIELLGRGNGNFTPGGWCAGEPKCSRVGDPSRIKPGPGANRLGALVSRLIWSSKLTQRQCR; encoded by the exons ATGGCGTCTTCAAACTCAGAAAGGAGATGGATCTTCCCTCTAGCTATGGCTTCCCTCATGTTCATATTCCTCACAGCTGTATCTTTCAACATGGGTCTCCTCTCTTCCGTACGTTCCATTAACTCACTCATCTTCTCCTCAAATATTCTACCAACCACAAACGAAACAACCGTCACATTCGCCGAGTCCAAGATCAAGCAACATCCTCCTCCTCCAGTACAGTCTAGTCCTCCTCGCTTTGGTTATCTAGTTTCAGGGTCAAGAGGTGACTTGGAAAGCCTATGGAGAGTTTTGAGAGCATTGTACCATCCGAGGAACCAATACGTTGTTCATCTCGATCTCGAGTCTCCTGCTGAAGAGAGGCTTGAGCTAGCTAAACGTGTGAGGGAAGATCCTGTTTTTAGCGACGTTGGGAATGTTTACATGATCACAAAGGCTAATCTTGTTACATATCGTGGACCAACTATGGTGGCTAATACGCTTCATGCATGTGCCATTCTCTTGAAGCTGAGTAAAGATTGGGATTGGTTTATAAATCTCAGTGCCTCAGATTATCCTCTAGTGACTCAAGATG ATCTTATTCATACATTCGCTGGACTAGACCGGAACCTCAACTTCATCGACCACTCTAGCAAACTTGGCTGGAAAGA AGATAAACGAGCAAAGCCACTGATCATAGACCCGGGACTGTACTCAACAAAGAAGTCAGATGTCTACTGGGTTACACCTCGTAGAACCATGCCAACTGCATTCAAACTATTCACTG GTTCTGCTTGGATGGTTTTGTCACGGTCCTTCATAGAATATTGCATTTGGGGATGGGACAATCTTCCACGGACTCTTCTAATGTATTACACCAACTTCCTCTCTACACCAGAAGGATATTTCCACACTGTGATATGCAACGCACCTGAGTATTCAAACACGGTGGTCAACCATGACCTGCATTACATCTCGTGGGACAAACCTCCCAAACAACATCCTCGGACTCTCAACATCAATGACACCAAGAGGATGATTGCAAGCGGAGCTGCGTTTGCACGCAAGTTCAGACACAATGATCTCGCTCTGGACAAGATTGATATAGAGCTGCTCGGTAGAGGTAACGGAAACTTCACGCCTGGTGGTTGGTGTGCAGGCGAGCCGAAATGCTCCAGGGTTGGTGATCCGTCGAGGATCAAACCGGGTCCTGGTGCAAACCGGCTAGGTGCGCTTGTTAGCAGACTTATTTGGTCATCTAAACTGACTCAAAGGCAATGTAGATAA
- the LOC106308805 gene encoding uncharacterized protein LOC106308805: MSKLIPITLTSPPSRSTTTPPLATPTPTPTAGARRKIGVAVDLSEESSFAVRWAVDHYIRPGDAVVILHVSPTSVRERLCLEIERLGLSAVIMGSRGFGAEKRGSDGKLGSVSDYCVHHCVCPVVVVVRFPDDRDGCPAASAPGGTKEAIVTVKSGRDDDEDEAKIAAASAHHEHIKDE; the protein is encoded by the exons ATGTCTAAACTG ATTCCGATCACCCTCACCTCCCCACCATCAAGATCCACCACCACTCCTCCCCTCGCCACTCCCACCCCCACCCCAACCGCCGGCGCCCGCCGTAAAATCGGAGTCGCCGTCGACCTCTCCGAGGAAAGCTCCTTCGCCGTTCGCTGGGCCGTCGATCACTACATCCGGCCCGGAGACGCCGTCGTCATCCTCCACGTCTCTCCCACCTCCGTGAGGGAGAGGCTGTGTTTGGAGATCGAGAGGCTTGGTCTTAGCGCTGTGATTATGGGGAGCAGAGGGTTTGGTGCTGAGAAGAGGGGGAGTGATGGGAAGCTTGGGTCTGTTAGTGATTATTGTGTTCATCATTGTGTTTGTCCTGTTGTTGTTGTTGTTAGATTCCCTGATGATCGTGACGGTTGTCCTGCTGCTTCTGCTCCTGGAGGTACTAAGGAGGCTATTGTTACCGTTAAATCAGGTAGGGATGATGATGAGGATGAGGCTAAGATTGCTGCTGCTTCGGCTCATCATGAGCACATTAAAG ATGAGTAA
- the LOC106308807 gene encoding uncharacterized protein At4g02000-like has translation MAHRRISSAEKGKGLELVQQQPARSARVKVPLPDNSDLLRKHSLTLIGRVTNKSAQKVWSLIPFFTEHWKTEFKPVGSDLGNGMFQFQFELESDLLSVLEQRPYHYARWMIIVQRWEQTISPTFPSLIPFWIKVQGLPVHLWTEPTIKCVGKDISIYEKSEISPLTVRMRVHIDGLLPLIKHSVVEYPNGDEVPVTLVYERLDKHCTKCLRLDHELKECLMARAEEKAAIAEREGSEKSRSYLS, from the coding sequence ATGGCTCACAGAAGAATCTCATCGGCTGAAAAGGGAAAAGGTTTGGAACTGGTGCAACAACAACCGGCGCGCTCTGCTCGCGTTAAAGTCCCTCTCCCTGACAACTCAGATCTGCTCCGCAAGCACTCGCTCACTCTTATTGGACGAGTTACAAACAAGTCAGCTCAAAAGGTGTGGTCTTTGATCCCCTTCTTCACTGAGCACTGGAAAACGGAGTTCAAACCTGTGGGCTCTGACCTCGGCAACGGAATGTTCCAGTTCCAATTCGAGCTTGAGTCCGATTTGCTATCAGTACTAGAGCAACGGCCGTATCATTACGCCCGATGGATGATAATTGTACAGAGATGGGAACAAACAATATCTCCCACTTTCCCTTCCCTAATACCGTTCTGGATCAAAGTGCAAGGGCTTCCGGTCCACTTATGGACTGAACCTACTATAAAGTGTGTTGGGAAGGACATCAGTATCTATGAAAAATCAGAGATTTCTCCTCTGACGGTGAGAATGAGAGTCCACATTGATGGGCTTCTTCCCCTTATTAAACACTCGGTTGTGGAGTACCCAAATGGAGATGAGGTCCCTGTTACTTTGGTCTATGAGCGCCTGGACAAACATTGCACTAAATGCCTGCGACTGGATCACGAACTTAAAGAATGCCTAATGGCTAGAGCAGAAGAAAAAGCTGCAATCGCAGAACGTGAAGGCTCAGAAAAGAGCAGGAGCTACCTCAGCTAA